From a region of the Verrucomicrobiia bacterium genome:
- a CDS encoding glycosyltransferase family 4 protein yields the protein MKIALIRQNYTPNGGAERYAQAIAQGMAARGHEVHLLARSWPVAGAAGCQFRRVPTVNFSSSLRTLSFALACRRMLAREKFDLVFSLERTLDQDVYRAGDGCHREWLAQRAPHRSRLQRAGEPFNVHHRLVRGLERRIFSPRHTRLVIANSRRGRDEIIRHFGFPDDRIRVIYNGVDCERFHPPAARHAGREVRLLFVGSSFTRKGLQFAIAALARLPEHFVLHIAGKGDIARQLRLAGTLGVTARVRHLGFNLDTARLLQSADLLVHPAIYEPFANVCLEALASGVPVVTSRINGVSEIIEPGRNGAVVESPNDAAELAAAIRLFETHPARTEASRAARATAERFEVSRHVSQTLTALEGVLAAKLADQPVSFAESLCQTAALR from the coding sequence ATGAAGATCGCGCTCATCCGGCAAAACTACACGCCCAACGGCGGGGCGGAACGCTATGCGCAGGCGATTGCGCAAGGCATGGCGGCGCGCGGTCATGAGGTCCACCTGCTGGCCCGTTCGTGGCCGGTGGCCGGCGCGGCGGGCTGCCAGTTCCGGCGCGTGCCCACGGTGAATTTCTCCTCCAGCCTGCGCACGCTGTCGTTTGCCCTCGCCTGCCGGCGGATGCTGGCGCGCGAAAAGTTTGACCTGGTCTTCAGCCTCGAACGCACGCTCGACCAGGACGTCTATCGGGCCGGTGACGGTTGTCATCGCGAATGGCTGGCGCAACGGGCGCCCCATCGTTCACGACTCCAGCGTGCCGGCGAGCCGTTCAATGTGCATCACCGTCTCGTGCGCGGACTGGAACGCCGGATTTTTTCACCCCGTCACACGCGGCTGGTCATTGCCAATTCCCGGCGCGGCCGCGACGAAATCATCCGCCACTTCGGCTTCCCGGACGACCGCATCCGCGTGATTTACAACGGCGTCGATTGCGAACGTTTCCACCCGCCGGCGGCGCGGCATGCGGGACGGGAAGTCCGGCTCCTGTTTGTGGGCTCCAGCTTCACGCGCAAAGGGCTTCAGTTCGCCATCGCGGCCCTGGCCCGCCTCCCGGAACATTTCGTTCTTCACATCGCCGGCAAGGGCGACATCGCCCGGCAGCTGCGACTGGCCGGAACGCTGGGCGTGACGGCGCGTGTGCGGCATCTGGGATTCAACCTCGACACGGCCCGACTGCTGCAATCGGCCGACCTGCTCGTGCATCCGGCCATTTACGAACCGTTCGCCAACGTCTGTCTCGAGGCGCTCGCGAGCGGCGTGCCGGTCGTCACCTCACGCATCAACGGCGTCTCCGAAATCATCGAACCCGGACGCAACGGAGCCGTGGTCGAATCGCCAAATGACGCCGCCGAACTGGCCGCGGCCATCCGATTGTTTGAAACGCACCCTGCCCGGACCGAAGCGTCCCGGGCGGCGCGGGCCACGGCCGAACGATTCGAGGTCAGCCGGCATGTGAGCCAGACGCTGACCGCACTGGAAGGCGTGCTGGCCGCGAAGCTTGCCGACCAGCCCGTGTCGTTTGCGGAGTCACTGTGCCAGACCGCGGCCCTCCGCTAA
- a CDS encoding glycosyltransferase family 4 protein, with product MSTMRVLALTFGECSQGSTLYRVHQYQAPLEREGIRLELVPAARFTAWSSLNDYDAVLVQKRLFNLSRVRQLRARARRLVYDIDDALWEPHGRPHAFLTRWRTRLRLRAVVRAADVCLTANQVLAQHVRQWSSRVTVLPMALDENCWPPRGDAAAGRALPLRIGWAGAPVNLPYLEALEAELLAVRQQFPSVEVAVFSGAAPNFRDLPVRHLPFVAGTESEAIRSFDIGLLPLPDNAFAAGKSPIKALQYLASGAPVVASPVGATRELLHAGSTALFAVPGAWTPAMLRLLREPALRQQLGRQARAEFERRYTLRQTASQLVAVLRNLSSPAAARSQ from the coding sequence ATGAGCACCATGCGCGTTTTGGCGCTTACTTTTGGCGAATGTTCCCAGGGCAGCACGCTTTACCGCGTGCACCAGTATCAAGCGCCGTTGGAACGGGAGGGCATCCGGTTGGAACTGGTGCCGGCGGCGCGCTTTACCGCGTGGTCGTCGCTCAATGATTACGACGCCGTGCTGGTGCAGAAACGGTTGTTCAACCTGTCCCGCGTGCGTCAGTTGCGCGCCCGGGCGCGCCGGCTGGTTTACGATATTGACGACGCCCTGTGGGAACCGCACGGCCGGCCGCATGCATTCCTCACCCGCTGGCGCACCCGGCTCCGGCTGCGGGCCGTCGTGCGGGCGGCGGATGTTTGCCTGACGGCGAATCAAGTCCTCGCGCAGCATGTGCGGCAGTGGTCGTCCCGCGTCACTGTCCTGCCGATGGCCCTCGACGAAAACTGCTGGCCGCCGCGCGGCGACGCGGCGGCTGGGCGCGCCTTGCCGCTGCGCATCGGCTGGGCCGGCGCGCCGGTCAATCTGCCCTACCTCGAAGCGTTGGAGGCGGAATTGCTCGCCGTGCGGCAGCAATTCCCGTCGGTCGAAGTGGCGGTGTTCAGTGGGGCGGCGCCAAACTTTCGCGACCTGCCGGTGCGGCATCTTCCCTTCGTGGCGGGCACGGAAAGCGAAGCCATCCGTTCCTTCGACATCGGTTTGCTGCCGCTGCCGGACAATGCCTTTGCCGCGGGCAAATCACCCATCAAGGCGCTGCAATATCTGGCGAGCGGCGCGCCCGTGGTCGCGTCGCCGGTGGGCGCCACGCGCGAACTGTTGCACGCGGGAAGCACGGCGCTCTTCGCGGTGCCGGGCGCCTGGACGCCGGCGATGCTCCGGCTGTTGCGGGAGCCCGCGTTGCGGCAGCAGCTTGGCCGGCAGGCGCGGGCCGAATTTGAGCGGCGTTACACGCTGCGCCAGACGGCGTCGCAGCTCGTGGCGGTCCTGCGGAATTTGTCATCGCCAGCAGCCGCCCGATCACAATAA
- a CDS encoding glycosyltransferase family 9 protein — protein sequence MEPPKKILAVQSKYFGDAVMMVPALRALRARWPAAELHLLLPAEIAPVLQHLPWINKVWAIPRKRGQAAAGATWPILRALRQERFDCTVDFSGNDRAAILTRFSGARRRLGRFQSGGFWGRRWCYHQIGAPPAADTHESVQLVRLLAAWDVPPPASMELELRSDPALDAFARELVPGQPVLGHLSTGMLKKEWPVAAWAGLFRHASAAGIEMIFSSGVSPRERALLEELQRLAPAATILPALPDIRQFLAVLARARVFVGGDTGPLHFAAGLGVPTIALYGPTSAKRWAPLGPRHRVLQGTACTCPGAQGHCTSMNPCLAGLTVDAVAATLQTVLTAEVKRP from the coding sequence GTGGAGCCCCCCAAAAAAATCCTCGCGGTGCAGTCGAAATACTTTGGCGACGCCGTGATGATGGTGCCGGCATTGCGCGCGTTGCGGGCCCGCTGGCCGGCCGCCGAACTGCACCTGTTGCTGCCCGCCGAAATCGCGCCGGTCCTGCAACACCTGCCGTGGATTAACAAGGTTTGGGCCATCCCCCGTAAACGTGGTCAAGCTGCAGCCGGTGCGACGTGGCCCATTCTGCGGGCGCTGCGCCAGGAGCGATTTGACTGCACCGTGGACTTCAGCGGCAACGACCGCGCGGCCATTTTGACCAGGTTCTCCGGCGCTCGCCGGCGGCTGGGGCGGTTTCAATCCGGCGGCTTTTGGGGTCGCCGCTGGTGCTATCACCAGATCGGTGCACCGCCAGCCGCCGACACGCATGAATCGGTGCAATTGGTGCGCTTGTTGGCGGCGTGGGATGTGCCGCCGCCGGCTTCAATGGAACTCGAACTGCGCAGCGATCCGGCGTTGGACGCCTTCGCCCGCGAGCTGGTGCCCGGCCAGCCCGTGCTGGGCCACCTGTCCACGGGAATGCTGAAAAAAGAATGGCCGGTGGCGGCGTGGGCCGGATTGTTCCGACACGCGTCCGCGGCGGGCATTGAAATGATTTTTTCCTCGGGCGTGAGCCCGCGCGAACGCGCGTTGCTCGAAGAACTGCAACGCCTCGCGCCGGCCGCAACGATTTTGCCCGCCCTGCCGGACATCCGGCAGTTTCTGGCCGTGCTCGCCCGGGCGCGCGTGTTCGTGGGCGGTGACACGGGACCGTTGCATTTCGCAGCCGGGCTGGGCGTGCCCACGATTGCGCTGTATGGGCCGACCTCCGCCAAACGATGGGCGCCGCTGGGCCCACGCCATCGCGTGTTGCAGGGCACCGCCTGCACGTGCCCCGGCGCCCAGGGCCATTGCACCAGCATGAATCCCTGTCTGGCCGGCCTGACGGTGGACGCTGTCGCAGCCACATTGCAGACCGTTCTGACCGCGGAAGTGAAGCGGCCGTGA
- a CDS encoding polysaccharide pyruvyl transferase family protein: MSHFAPSSTRSPQLLVLPGTRDGGNLGDLAMLQIALERLHARWPDARLRVLTHAPKRLREQCPLAEAVSLRGADQWLRAKILPRWLWPVREAAWRRRQPASFYRWWWRKAALRPARYRAAREFVQELERTDGLVVTGCGLLNDAFPRHTLHALDLMAAVEQRRRPVLLLSQGIGPLENPELRARAAEVLPRVDGIFIRDERTTAPLLAALGVPSEKVRFTGDDALELAWRERRSDWGGQVGLNLRRANYSGLTDTICAMVRRVAHEFAATHATSLRGVPVAVGGGDSDVRSLAALGLADPQAAGADVTSPRALARRIGECRLVVTGSYHAAVFALAQGVPAIGVAASEYYRHKFQGLAQRFVPGCTVLWAHEAHFAAQLAAAMNAAWQAGAAWRPALLQETERQIRLAHDGYAALTLPEGRPQSSSHD; the protein is encoded by the coding sequence ATGAGCCATTTCGCCCCGTCGTCAACCCGTTCGCCCCAACTGCTGGTGCTGCCCGGCACGCGGGACGGTGGCAACCTTGGCGACCTCGCCATGTTGCAGATCGCCCTGGAACGGCTGCATGCCCGGTGGCCGGATGCGCGGCTCAGGGTGCTGACCCACGCGCCCAAGCGGCTGCGTGAACAATGTCCGCTGGCCGAAGCGGTGTCGCTGCGCGGTGCCGACCAGTGGTTGCGCGCCAAAATTCTGCCGCGCTGGCTGTGGCCCGTCCGCGAAGCGGCCTGGCGCCGGCGGCAGCCGGCCAGTTTTTACCGCTGGTGGTGGCGCAAGGCGGCGTTGCGGCCGGCCCGTTACCGCGCGGCCCGGGAGTTCGTGCAGGAACTCGAGCGCACGGACGGCCTGGTGGTGACGGGCTGTGGTTTGTTGAATGACGCCTTTCCCCGGCACACGCTGCACGCGCTGGACTTGATGGCGGCCGTCGAACAACGCCGTCGGCCCGTCCTGCTGCTGAGCCAGGGGATCGGCCCGCTGGAAAATCCGGAGTTGCGGGCGCGGGCCGCTGAAGTCCTGCCGCGGGTGGACGGGATTTTCATTCGCGATGAACGCACCACCGCACCGCTGCTGGCCGCGCTCGGGGTGCCGTCGGAAAAGGTCCGCTTCACGGGCGATGACGCGCTTGAACTGGCGTGGCGGGAACGCCGCAGTGATTGGGGCGGGCAGGTTGGGTTGAACCTGCGCCGGGCGAATTATTCCGGGCTGACGGACACAATCTGCGCCATGGTGCGCCGCGTCGCACATGAGTTTGCCGCGACGCACGCCACATCGCTGCGCGGTGTTCCGGTGGCCGTGGGTGGTGGTGATTCCGATGTGCGCTCGCTGGCCGCGCTGGGGCTGGCGGACCCGCAGGCGGCGGGAGCGGATGTGACGTCGCCGCGCGCGCTGGCCCGGCGGATTGGCGAATGCCGCCTGGTCGTGACGGGGAGTTATCACGCGGCCGTCTTCGCGCTTGCGCAGGGTGTGCCGGCGATTGGGGTGGCTGCGAGCGAGTATTACCGTCACAAGTTTCAAGGGCTGGCCCAACGCTTTGTTCCGGGCTGCACAGTCTTGTGGGCGCATGAAGCCCATTTTGCCGCGCAACTCGCCGCGGCCATGAACGCGGCGTGGCAGGCGGGCGCAGCCTGGCGTCCGGCGCTGCTGCAGGAAACGGAACGCCAAATCCGCCTCGCGCACGATGGCTACGCCGCCTTGACCCTGCCGGAAGGTCGGCCGCAAAGCAGTTCGCATGATTGA
- a CDS encoding glycosyltransferase family 9 protein: protein MTHLEQPAEANAPDSILIVRLKCMGDVVMTLPLVHRLRDNFPRARLSFLVSSENAPLLQGFADVDEMIVLNRTPFRHGTVGEMWRELRTLYRQLRRGRFAMALDLQGYGETAGLVRLTSAPVRWGRGRNFPRRWAYTLPPMPAVRMHPAQWNLSLLDHGGIAPQPVRNEFRTPVTARRAAEQFLRQHELKPGQPLLFIQPFTSTPQKNWPLPNYLAVAHAVRTRGGQVLFGGGPSDEALLEPARQQGFVVAAGQPLLTMAGLMQHAALVLGSDTGLLHLAVAQGRRVLMLLPSAMKGLCPFQHPDWAFRWPEARHVADIPAAAVDAEVNRILALAQPAAA, encoded by the coding sequence ATGACACACTTGGAACAACCGGCCGAGGCCAACGCGCCGGATTCCATTCTCATCGTTCGCCTCAAGTGCATGGGCGATGTGGTGATGACCCTGCCGCTGGTTCACCGTCTGCGTGACAATTTCCCCCGCGCCCGCCTGTCCTTTTTGGTTTCCAGCGAAAACGCACCGCTCTTGCAGGGGTTTGCGGACGTGGATGAAATGATCGTTCTCAACCGCACGCCGTTCCGCCACGGCACCGTGGGCGAGATGTGGCGCGAACTGCGGACGCTGTATCGACAACTGCGACGCGGCCGGTTTGCGATGGCGCTGGACCTGCAAGGTTACGGCGAGACGGCCGGTTTGGTGCGCCTGACGAGCGCGCCGGTGCGGTGGGGGCGGGGCCGTAATTTTCCACGCCGGTGGGCTTATACCCTGCCGCCCATGCCGGCGGTGCGGATGCATCCCGCGCAATGGAATCTTTCACTGCTGGACCACGGCGGGATTGCGCCACAGCCAGTGCGCAACGAATTCCGCACGCCCGTCACCGCCCGTCGCGCCGCGGAGCAATTCCTCCGGCAGCACGAACTGAAGCCCGGCCAGCCGCTCCTCTTCATCCAGCCCTTCACCAGCACGCCGCAGAAGAACTGGCCGTTGCCGAACTACCTGGCCGTTGCGCACGCGGTGCGAACCCGGGGAGGGCAGGTTTTGTTTGGCGGTGGCCCGAGCGATGAAGCCCTGCTGGAGCCCGCCCGGCAGCAGGGTTTTGTGGTGGCTGCCGGCCAGCCGTTGTTGACCATGGCCGGCTTGATGCAACACGCCGCGCTCGTGCTCGGTTCGGACACCGGCCTGCTGCATCTGGCGGTCGCGCAGGGCCGGCGCGTCCTGATGCTCCTGCCGTCCGCCATGAAGGGATTGTGCCCGTTTCAACATCCTGACTGGGCTTTCCGCTGGCCCGAGGCCCGCCACGTAGCGGACATTCCCGCGGCGGCCGTGGACGCCGAAGTGAATCGGATTCTGGCGTTGGCGCAACCGGCGGCCGCGTAA
- a CDS encoding glycosyltransferase family 2 protein: MKPALPLSVAIITLNEAERLPRCLASVQGLAAEIVVVDSGSQDRTVDIARDAGARVEVEPWSGYVAQKNKALERCQQPWVLCLDADEALTPELAASIRQQFAAGEPTVAGFAVNRRTWYLGAWIWHAWYPEWRLRLVRRDGARWTGLDPHDKLTVTGSIARLHGDLLHYSFRDLNDHLTRTIRYARIMAGSYVAQGRQFSWLKLIFSPPATFLKHLVIKQGFRDGWRGCVIAGVKAVDTFAKQAFLLEAERAPQPADPASAEK; the protein is encoded by the coding sequence ATGAAGCCCGCGCTTCCCCTGTCCGTTGCCATCATCACGCTCAACGAAGCAGAGCGCCTGCCGCGCTGTCTGGCGAGCGTCCAGGGGCTGGCGGCCGAGATTGTGGTGGTGGATTCCGGCTCGCAGGACCGCACGGTGGACATCGCCCGGGACGCCGGTGCGCGGGTGGAAGTTGAACCCTGGAGCGGCTACGTGGCGCAAAAGAACAAGGCGCTCGAACGCTGCCAGCAACCATGGGTGCTGTGCCTCGACGCCGATGAGGCGCTGACACCCGAACTCGCGGCCTCCATCCGGCAGCAGTTTGCCGCCGGCGAACCGACCGTGGCTGGTTTTGCCGTGAACCGGCGCACCTGGTATCTCGGCGCATGGATCTGGCACGCGTGGTATCCCGAATGGCGCCTGCGCCTCGTGCGGCGCGACGGGGCGCGCTGGACCGGACTCGATCCCCATGACAAGCTGACCGTCACCGGCTCAATCGCGCGACTGCACGGGGATTTGCTGCACTATTCCTTCCGCGACTTGAACGACCACCTCACCCGAACCATTCGTTACGCGCGCATCATGGCCGGTTCGTATGTGGCGCAGGGCAGGCAATTCAGCTGGCTCAAGTTGATCTTTTCACCGCCCGCCACGTTCCTGAAACACCTGGTCATAAAGCAGGGCTTTCGCGACGGCTGGCGCGGTTGCGTCATCGCCGGCGTCAAGGCCGTGGACACGTTTGCGAAGCAGGCGTTCCTGCTGGAAGCGGAACGCGCGCCGCAACCCGCTGATCCGGCGTCCGCGGAAAAATGA
- a CDS encoding ABC transporter ATP-binding protein, whose amino-acid sequence MIDFFRKLWDLIRPYRSRFALGVVTGIISGLIEPLMIATITFVYGVIFPSANASFPGMHATWLPAWIRQTVTAAQEALTGAASHPGAVILLVSSIPVVMLLRGFFSYLNIYCLQWAAVRAVTRLRTRLFEHLMNLSAGFFHRANTGELMSRIMNDTAMLQNLLCSNTATMIKDPVTLLSLFTYLMWTQPKLTLLSVLVLPVCIVPIAIYNKKSRQSGRAMQSQLAELGSVMAESFTGFRVIKAYNLETTAVGQFQAAASRFISHYMRIVRAMEIPGPLLEFVGALGVAAVLVYLALSGGVRTTSADFLAVLLAIYSMYRPIKSLTRLYNNLEQARASSERAFQLLDTPFSVPEPAQPKPLHAAGAAIEFAAVSFAYGDKPALRDVNLTIAPGQVMALVGPSGSGKTSLTNLLLRFYDPQHGRIRIGGVDLRDVSSRELRNQMAVVTQETILFNDTIRNNIALGRPGATDEEIVAAAKHAYAHEFILQKEGGYEALVGEKGVNLSGGQRQRIAIARAILRDAPILILDEATSALDTESEHAVQQALEQLMQGRTTIVIAHRLSTIQKADVIVVFEQGRIVERGTHVDLLQSGGLYQRLHDMTLPA is encoded by the coding sequence ATGATCGATTTTTTTCGCAAACTGTGGGATTTAATCCGGCCTTATCGGAGCCGGTTCGCGCTCGGGGTGGTTACGGGCATCATCAGCGGTCTGATCGAGCCGTTGATGATTGCCACGATCACCTTCGTTTACGGCGTCATCTTCCCCTCGGCCAACGCCTCGTTTCCCGGCATGCATGCCACATGGCTGCCGGCCTGGATCCGGCAAACGGTGACGGCGGCGCAGGAAGCCTTGACGGGCGCGGCGTCGCATCCAGGCGCGGTCATCCTGCTCGTCTCGTCCATTCCAGTGGTGATGCTGCTGCGCGGGTTTTTTTCGTATCTGAACATCTATTGCCTGCAATGGGCGGCGGTGCGCGCCGTGACGCGGTTGCGCACCCGCCTGTTTGAGCACCTGATGAATCTCTCGGCCGGCTTCTTTCACCGCGCCAACACGGGCGAATTGATGTCGCGCATCATGAACGACACCGCGATGCTGCAAAACCTCCTGTGCAGCAACACGGCCACGATGATCAAGGATCCGGTGACGCTGCTGAGCCTGTTCACTTACCTCATGTGGACGCAGCCGAAGCTGACGCTGCTGTCCGTTCTGGTGCTGCCGGTGTGCATCGTGCCCATCGCGATTTACAACAAAAAGTCCCGGCAATCGGGCCGCGCAATGCAGTCCCAACTGGCCGAGCTGGGCAGCGTCATGGCGGAATCGTTCACCGGCTTTCGCGTCATCAAGGCCTACAACCTGGAAACGACGGCGGTGGGCCAGTTCCAGGCCGCCGCCAGCCGGTTCATCAGCCATTACATGCGCATCGTGCGCGCCATGGAAATCCCCGGCCCGCTGCTGGAATTCGTCGGCGCGCTGGGCGTGGCCGCCGTGCTGGTCTATCTCGCCTTGAGCGGTGGCGTGCGCACCACGTCGGCGGATTTCCTCGCCGTGCTGCTGGCGATTTATTCGATGTATCGCCCCATCAAGTCGCTCACCCGCCTCTACAACAACCTCGAACAGGCGCGGGCCAGCAGCGAACGCGCCTTCCAACTGCTCGACACGCCGTTCAGCGTGCCGGAGCCCGCGCAACCGAAGCCGCTTCACGCGGCGGGCGCCGCCATCGAGTTTGCCGCGGTCAGTTTCGCCTACGGCGACAAACCTGCCCTGCGCGATGTCAATCTCACCATCGCGCCGGGCCAGGTCATGGCGCTGGTCGGGCCCAGCGGCTCGGGCAAAACGTCCCTGACCAATCTGCTGCTGCGGTTTTACGACCCGCAGCACGGCCGCATCCGCATCGGCGGCGTGGACCTCCGCGACGTGAGCAGCCGCGAACTGCGCAATCAAATGGCCGTCGTCACGCAGGAAACCATCCTGTTCAACGACACCATTCGCAACAACATCGCCCTCGGCCGGCCCGGCGCGACCGACGAGGAGATCGTCGCCGCCGCCAAACATGCCTACGCGCATGAATTCATCCTGCAAAAGGAGGGCGGCTACGAGGCGCTGGTCGGCGAAAAGGGCGTGAACCTTTCCGGCGGACAACGCCAGCGCATTGCCATCGCCCGGGCGATTTTGCGGGATGCGCCGATTCTGATTCTGGACGAGGCCACCAGCGCGCTCGACACGGAGTCGGAGCACGCCGTGCAACAGGCACTGGAGCAGTTGATGCAGGGACGCACCACCATTGTCATCGCCCACCGCCTTTCCACGATTCAAAAGGCCGATGTGATCGTGGTGTTCGAGCAGGGCCGGATTGTGGAGCGGGGCACGCACGTCGATTTGCTGCAAAGCGGCGGGCTGTATCAGCGGCTGCACGATATGACCCTGCCGGCATGA
- the waaF gene encoding lipopolysaccharide heptosyltransferase II: MSTLPPASSREPRRILVRGVNWLGDAVMSTPALRRLRERFPAAHIALLTHAKLAGLWTGHPALDAVIPFAADAGALAIGRQLRAHNFDLALVLPNSPRSALESWIARIPRRVGYRRSWRNWFLTDCVADRPGAVTMHKRTPGEVRRLVARGTGQIVNSPAAPGDPAAHHVHQYLHLTAALGANPAPLPPALGVSDAEVAAVANKFELSAGTRWLALNPGAEYGPAKRWPAERFSAAAQEIQKRSGNVGWIILGGAADVQLAATIASAIGRPPAALRNLAGRTSLRELCAVLKLSRVLLTNDTGPMHVGAAVGTPVVALFGSTSPELTGPGLPGEARHTLLRGAAPCAPCYLRTCPIDFRCLQGIAVETVVAAVLRSLAEGRGLAQ; encoded by the coding sequence GTGAGCACCTTGCCTCCAGCCTCATCCCGCGAGCCCCGTCGCATCCTCGTGCGCGGCGTGAACTGGCTCGGCGACGCCGTGATGAGCACGCCCGCGTTGCGGCGGTTGCGCGAGCGGTTTCCCGCCGCGCACATTGCGTTGCTGACGCACGCCAAGCTGGCCGGCTTGTGGACAGGGCATCCGGCGCTGGACGCGGTGATTCCCTTTGCCGCGGATGCAGGGGCGCTCGCCATCGGCCGCCAGCTGCGAGCGCACAACTTCGATCTCGCGCTGGTCCTGCCCAATTCACCGCGCTCCGCGCTGGAAAGCTGGATCGCCCGCATCCCGCGTCGCGTGGGCTACCGGCGTTCGTGGCGGAACTGGTTTCTGACCGACTGCGTCGCAGACCGCCCGGGCGCGGTCACCATGCACAAACGAACGCCGGGCGAGGTCCGCCGACTGGTCGCGCGGGGCACCGGTCAAATAGTCAACTCGCCAGCCGCGCCTGGCGATCCCGCGGCCCATCACGTTCATCAATACCTGCACCTCACGGCGGCGTTGGGTGCGAATCCGGCGCCGCTGCCGCCGGCGTTGGGTGTGAGCGATGCGGAAGTAGCCGCCGTCGCGAACAAGTTCGAGCTGTCCGCCGGCACGCGTTGGCTGGCGTTGAATCCGGGCGCGGAATACGGTCCCGCCAAACGCTGGCCGGCGGAGCGCTTCAGCGCCGCGGCGCAGGAAATTCAAAAGCGCTCCGGGAACGTGGGCTGGATCATTCTGGGCGGCGCGGCCGATGTGCAACTGGCCGCAACCATTGCTTCTGCCATCGGTCGGCCGCCGGCCGCGCTCCGCAATCTCGCCGGGCGGACGTCGCTGCGGGAATTGTGCGCGGTGCTGAAGTTGAGCCGCGTGTTGTTGACGAATGACACGGGGCCGATGCACGTCGGTGCCGCGGTGGGGACGCCGGTGGTGGCGTTGTTTGGCAGCACGTCGCCGGAACTGACGGGCCCGGGCCTGCCGGGTGAAGCGCGCCACACGTTGTTGCGCGGCGCGGCGCCGTGTGCGCCCTGTTACTTGCGCACCTGCCCGATTGACTTCCGGTGCCTCCAGGGCATCGCGGTGGAGACGGTGGTGGCGGCGGTGCTGCGGTCCTTAGCGGAGGGCCGCGGTCTGGCACAGTGA
- a CDS encoding glycosyltransferase, translated as MIELSVILCAHNPRRPFLERVLAALRAQTLPVVRWELVLVDNASTEPLAGWVDLNWHPQARLVLEEQLGVTRARLRGIAASVGEILVFVDDDNVLRPDYLEQALAIHRERPELGAWGGNVRLEFTVPPPAWTQRHWRLLATRSVPQDVWSKSREPDGAMPVGAGLCVHRAVARRYAATASQSALRLQLDRIGRELSSGGDTDLILVAPEIGMSHGLFARLHLDHLIPPERLEEAYLLRLQEGMAASEILLRLERGLSVLRHETWRWKLKYFRTCLRLWGHRWKFFQARARGQRRGFETYARLMRG; from the coding sequence ATGATTGAATTGAGCGTCATCCTCTGCGCGCACAATCCGCGGCGGCCATTTTTGGAGCGCGTCCTGGCGGCGCTGCGCGCCCAAACGCTGCCCGTGGTGCGGTGGGAGCTGGTGCTTGTGGACAACGCCTCCACCGAGCCGCTGGCGGGCTGGGTTGATTTGAACTGGCATCCGCAGGCGCGGCTGGTGTTGGAGGAGCAACTGGGCGTGACCCGCGCGCGTTTGCGCGGCATCGCGGCGAGTGTGGGAGAAATCCTCGTTTTCGTGGACGACGACAACGTGCTGCGACCCGATTATCTGGAGCAGGCCCTGGCCATTCACCGGGAACGGCCCGAACTCGGCGCGTGGGGCGGCAATGTGCGTTTGGAGTTCACGGTGCCGCCGCCGGCCTGGACGCAACGGCATTGGCGTTTGCTGGCCACGCGTTCCGTGCCGCAGGATGTCTGGAGCAAGAGTCGGGAACCGGACGGTGCGATGCCCGTGGGAGCCGGTCTTTGTGTGCATCGCGCCGTGGCCCGGCGTTACGCCGCGACGGCGTCGCAATCGGCCCTGCGATTGCAGCTCGACCGCATCGGGCGCGAGCTTTCGTCGGGTGGCGATACCGACCTGATTCTCGTCGCGCCGGAAATCGGCATGAGCCACGGCCTGTTTGCCCGGCTGCATCTGGATCACCTGATTCCGCCTGAACGGCTGGAGGAAGCCTACCTGCTGCGATTGCAGGAAGGCATGGCGGCCTCGGAAATTCTCCTGCGACTGGAGCGCGGGCTGAGCGTGCTCCGCCATGAAACCTGGCGCTGGAAGCTGAAGTATTTCCGCACCTGCCTGCGGTTGTGGGGACATCGGTGGAAATTTTTCCAGGCCCGGGCGCGCGGCCAGCGGCGGGGATTTGAAACCTACGCGCGGTTGATGCGTGGTTGA